AATCGCCGCCACGTTGATGAACGACAACGTCATTCGCTAAGTGACATTTTTTGTTGCCGTTACGTGACACCTAATCCTGCGATTCTTCAAAGATTTGGGCCGCAATTTCTCGAATCGCAAAGTGTTGCATTTCGGCCTGATGACAGATGCTGTCTGATTTTTCGCTTCCATAATCGTTGCAGCCGAAAGTCATCGTGCTATTTTGAATTTGCTTCCGGGTTGCCCACGAACAAGTCGAACGAACCAAGCAAAGTCATCGCTGATCAGTGCGCGCCAGTCGCTTCTCTGGTGTTCCTGCATCGTCGCAAGAGTTTGCTGCGGTCTTCATTCGTCTTCGCTTCGTGAAACTACGCGGCAGGGGTTAAGCACCCGCGAGGCAGAGGGCTTTGTTTTTTAATCTCAAACAAGACGTTTCCATTGCGGAAATCCGTGATGGGGAGGGGCGAAGCATGGCCGGACGGCGGGCACTTACTCCTTGGACGAGCGTGACAAAGACGCCCATGACTGGGCGCTGTCCTTCGCGCGCGAACGGAGGGCCCATTTCGTCTTGCTTCAGACCGGACTCCTCCAGCGGTTGACGCCGTAAGCCTCAGCCGCGTCTTCCGTCTCTCCCGCGCTTTCCGCGAGGAGTGACCCTCCATCAACCGACCTCGTCAACGCGTTCAGTGATGTGCCGCGTCACGGCAGAGCCGTCTCCTGTTTGAGTGTGTTGGAGCCGTCGTCCGTTTCACCGAGTTATCGTCAACATTCAGAGCGAAAGAAAAAAAGCCAATGACCACCCCGGACCAGGAGCGCTGGCAGAAAGTCAAGGAGCGCCTTCGCGCCGAAGTCGGCGAGGACGTGTTTCAGAGCTGGTTCAAGAGCATGGAGCTCGATGGTCTCGACGGCATCGCTACGCGGCTGTCGGTGCCGACCCGCTTTCTGAAAAGCTGGATTCAGTCGCACTACATCGACCGCGTGCTGGCCTGCTGGCAGCAGGAAATGCCGGAGATTCAGAAGGTCGAGGTCACCGTTCGCAGCGCCGTGATCCGCACCGTGCCGCCGAAGGTCAAGGCGCCGGAGGTGTCGGACACCGTGCGCGACGGCCGCATGCAGCGGCTCGATATCGGCGATCTGCGCGCGGCCTACGCGCCGGTGTCGAGCGGCCATGATGCGCTCGGCGGCTCGCCGCTCGACCTGCGCCTGACGTTCGAGAGCTTCGTCGTCGGCCGCTCCAACACGCTGGCGCACGCCGCCGCGAAGCAGGTTGCGGTGGCGCGTCGCGGCGAACCGGTGATGTTCAATCCGCTCTACATCCATTCCGGCGTCGGCCTCGGCAAGACGCATCTGCTGCAGGCCATCACCTGGGCCGGCAACCAGGGCGCCGAGCGCAAGGTGCTCTATCTCACCGCCGAGAAATTCATGTACGGCTTCGTCTCGGCGCTGCGGACGCAAACAGCGCTCGCCTTCAAGGAAGCGCTGCGCGGCATCGACGTGCTGGTGATCGACGACCTGCAATTCCTGCAGGGCAAGGCGACCCAGGGCGAGTTCTGCCACACGCTGAACGCGTTGATCGATGCCGGTCGCCAGGTGGTGATCGCCGCCGACCGCGCGCCGACCGATCTCGAGAGCCTCGACGACCGCGTCCGCTCGCGGCTTGCGGGCGGTCTCGTGGTCGAGATGGGCGGGCTCGGCGAAGAGCTGCGGCTTGAGATTCTGAAGACTCGCGTCAGCGCCGCGCGTCAGTACCACCCGGCCTTCGACGTGCCGCCGCCGGTGCTGGCCTATATCGCCAAGTCCGTGACCCACAACGGCCGCGATCTCGAAGGCGCCGTCAACCGCCTGCTGGCCCACAACAAGCTGACCGGTCAGCCGGTCACCATGGAGATGGCCGAGCGCGAGGTGCGCGACCTGATCCGGCCGCAGGAGCCGAAGCGGGTCAAGATCGAGGACATCCAGCGCATCGTGGCGCGCCAGTACAACGTCAGCCGCGCCGACCTGCTGTCGTCGCGCCGGACCGCCAACGTGGTCCGGCCGCGCCAGGTGGCGATGTACCTGGCCAAGACCCTGACGCTCCGCTCGCTGCCGGAAATCGGCCGGCGCTTCGGCGGCCGCGACCACACCACAGTCCTCCATGCGGTCCGCAAGATCGAGGGGCTGGTGGGCAACGACGCCATGCTGGCCGACGAAATCGAGGTCCTGAAGCGGCAGCTTCAGGAGTAACCCTCCGGCCATAGCCTGCCGGACGTGGCAATGGGCCCTCCCCTTGTAGTCGTTGGGGAGGGCCTTTTTGCGCGCCATTTCAGGGGGTGAATCGCAGGGAAAACCCCCGGTTCCGGGACCACAAGCCTTGCGGAAACCGAGCATTCACGCCACTTTCGGGACCCACCGAGGCTTGTCATGAAGGTCACTGTCGAGCGTGCCGAACTCCTGAAGTCGCTGGGCCATGTGCATCGCGTGGTCGAACGGCGGAACACCATTCCCATTCTCGCGAACGTTCTGGTGCGCGCCGAGAAATCGGCGCTGAGCCTGAAAGCCACCGACCTCGATCTCGAGGTGATCGAGTCGATTGCGGCGGACGTGGCGCCAGCCGGCTCCACCACGGTGCCGGCGCACATGTTCTACGACATCGTGCGAAAGCTCCCCGAGGGCTCGCAGGTGGTGCTGGAATCGTCGACCGACCGTGCGGTGCTCGCGATCCGCGCCGGGCGCTCGCGCTTCACGCTGCAGACCTTGCCGGAGAGCGATTTCCCGGATCTCGCGGCCGGCGACATGACGCACAAGTTCACGCTGCCGGCGGCGGACTTGAAGCGCCTGATCGACAAGACGCAGTTTGCGATCTCGACCGAAGAGACCCGCTACTATCTCAACGGCATCTACTTGCACGTCGCGGGTTCGGGAAAATCCCAGACGCTGCGCGCGGTCGCGACCGACGGCCACAGGCTCGCGCAGACCGATCTGGAGTTGCCGGCGGGCGCGAGCGGCATGCCGGGCGTGATCGTGCCGCGCAAGACCGTCACCGAGGTGCAGCGGCTGATCGAGGACAACAATGCGGAGGTTTCGATCGAGCTGTCGTCGGCAAAAATCCGCTTCTCGATCGGCAACGTGGTGCTGACCTCGAAGCTGATCGACGGCACTTTCCCGGACTATCAGCGCGTCATCCCGAGCGGCAACGACAAAGAGCTCGTGATCGACAAGAAGGATTTCCAGGCCGCGGTCGACCGCGTCTCGACGGTGTCGAGCGAACGCGGCCGCGCCGTCAAGCTGTCGCTCAGCGGCGGCAAGCTGATCCTGTCGGTGACCAATCCGGACTCCGGCAGCGCCACCGAAGAGATCGAGGCCGAGTACGACGCCGATCCGCTCGATATCGGCTTCAACTCGCGCTATCTGCTCGACATCGCGTCGCAGCTCGACGGCGAAGTCGCAGTCCTCAAGCTCGCCGATCCCGGCTCGCCGACGCTGATCCAGGACAAGGACGCCAAGGGCGCGCTGTACGTGCTGATGCCGATGCGGGTGTGATTTCCCGCAGCTTATTCGGCTTCCGCCTGCCCTTGTGGGCTGACCAACTCATGGCTACCCCATAGCCATGCCCGACGCCGCCCGCATCAACCGCCTCGCGCTGACGAACTTTCGCAGCTATCGCGCAGCCTCTGTCGCGATCGAGCGGAACCTCGTGGTGCTGACCGGCCCGAACGGCGTCGGCAAGACCAACCTGATCGAAGCCGTCTCGTTTCTGGTGCCCGGACGCGGCCTCCGCCGTGCGACGCTCGACGAGATCGCGTTTGCCGAAGGCGACGGCTCCTGGGCGATCTCAGCCGAGATCGAAGGCATGCTTGGGCTCGCCACGCTTGGCACCGGCAATGAGCCATCGACCGGTGAAGACACGCCGCGCAGCCGTCTCACCCGCATCGACCGCGAGCCGGTCGGCTCGGCCGCGGCCTTCGCCGACCATCTGCGCGTGATCTGGCTCACGCCGGTCATGGACCAGTTGTTCATGGGGCCGGCATCAGAGCGGCGGCGTTTCCTGGACCGCCTGGTGCTCGCCGTCGATGCCGAGCACACCAGCCGCGTCTCGGCGCTGGAGCGAAGCCTGCGCTCGCGCAATCGCCTCCTGGAAGAAGCGCGGCCGGACGCGCATTGGCTCGACGCCATCGAGCACGAGACCGCAGAGCTCGCCGTGGCCGTCGCGGCAGGACGCTCTGAAACAGTGCAGCGCCTGCAAGGCGCATTGGCGCAGCGACGCGACGAGGTTTTCCCCTCGGCCGAAATCGCGCTCAGCGGCTGGATGGAGCAGGGACTGCTCGGCCACCCCGCCGTCGAGATCGAGGAGCGCTATCGCACGATCCTCAAAGACAACCGTCCGCGCGACGCTGCGGCGGGCCGCACGCTCGACGGCACGCACCTCACCGACCTCACCGTCGTCTACGCGCCGAAGGACATTCCAGCGGCGAATGCCTCGACCGGCGAGCAGAAGGCGCTGCTGATCGGCCTGGTGCTGGCGCACGCGGGACTGATCGCGGAGATGACCGGATTTGCGCCGGTGCTTCTGCTCGATGAGGTGGTCGCCCATCTCGATCCCGGCCGGCGCGCCGCGCTCTACGACGCGCTGGGCCGGCTTGGCGCCCAGGTCTTCATGACCGGCGCCGACCCCGCAGCCTTCGCCGATATCGCCGGGAAGGCCGATGTTTTCACCGTGGGCGGCGGACAGCTCCGTCGAGACAGGTGAATTGGTTCCATGCGGCAACGGCCTATCACCGGCATTGCCAGTGTTGGGTTCCCGGAACATCGCGGACGGCGTCCGAATTACCTCTCTGTCGAAACCAGATTTGGACGGCATGAGGAGCAAACCATGGCCGCCGCCGTCGAGCCTGCACGAGAACGAATTGCACGACGGTTGCAGGAGGCGGTCGACCGTCTGCGCCGCGACATGGACGAGGTCGAATTCTGGAGCGAGGTCCTGGGCTCCCTGACGCGCCCTGCGCCCGATTACAGCGACGGCACCGACCTCCTGAACCGATTCATCCTGCCTCCGCAAAGCGATGAGCGAGCCCCGCAGGCGGGCAGATTGGGCCCCCGGCATCGCTCCGAGAAAGCCGGCCATCAGTCGTCCGAGGGACCGCCGAAACGGCGCCATTCGAGCCACTGATTCGGTGCCGATTTTTGGACCCTTACCCCTTTAAAAATCGCCTTTGAATCAAGATATTAGATGGGTCCAATTAGCCCTGTACGGCACGTGCCTTTTCGTGCCAAATCTGGCTGATTCTCCAGCAGTTTTGGAAAGCGATTCGAGGCAGATTGCATGGCCGAGCCCGCCCGCAACATCCCGACCGACGACTATGGCGCAGACTCCATCAAGGTCCTCAAGGGCCTCGACGCAGTGCGCAAGCGGCCGGGCATGTACATCGGCGACACCGATGACGGCTCGGGCCTGCATCACATGGTCTACGAGGTCGTCGACAATGCGATCGACGAGGCATTGGCCGGCCACGCCACCGAGGTGCTGGTGCAGCTCAATCCCGACGGCTCGTGCACGGTGCGCGACAACGGCCGCGGCATCCCGACCGACATCCACAAGGAGGAAGGCATCTCGGCGGCCGAGGTCATCATGACCCAGCTCCATGCCGGCGGAAAATTCGACCAGAACTCCTACAAGGTTTCCGGCGGTCTGCACGGCGTCGGCGTCTCAGTCGTCAACGCGCTGTCGACATGGCTCCGGCTCACCATCTGGCGCGACGGCAAAGAACACTCCATGGAGTTCCGCGACGGCGACGCCGTGGCGCCGCTCAAACTGATTGGCGACGCGCCGGCGGACAAACGCGGCACTGAAGTGAGCTTCCTGCCCTCGCCGCAGACTTTCACCATGACGGAGTTTGATTTCGCCACGCTGGAGCACCGGCTGCGCGAACTCGCGTTCCTGAATTCCGGCGTCAACATCGTGCTGTCCGACATGCGCCACGCGGTCGAGAAGCGCGACCAGATGCGTTACGACGGCGGCGTCGAGGAATTCGTCAAATATCTCGATCGCAACAAGAACGCGTTGATCCCTGCGCCAATCACGCTGAAATCCGAGCGCGACGGCGTCACGGTCGAATGCGCGATGACGTGGAACGACAGCTACCACGAGACCGTGCTCTGCTTCACCAACAATATCCCGCAGCGCGATGGCGGCACGCACTTGGCGGGCTTCCGCGGCGCGCTGACGCGGCAGGTCACGAGTTTTGCCGAGAACATGGGCGGCGCCCGCAAGGAGAAGGTCGACCTGACCGGCGACGACTGCCGCGAGGGCCTCACCTGCGTGCTGTCCGTGAAGGTCGCCGATCCGAAGTTCTCGTCGCAGACGAAAGACAAGCTCGTCTCGTCGGAAGTGCGTCCCGCCGTCGAGGGCATCGTCAACGAACGGCTCTCCGCGTGGTTCGAGCAGCACCCGGCCGAGGCCAAGGCCATCATCGGCAAGGTGGTCGAAGCCGCCGCCGCCCGCGAGGCGGCGCGCAAGGCGCGCGAGCTGACGCGGCGCAAGGGCGCGCTCGATGTCAATTCGCTGCCCGGCAAGCTCGCCGACTGCCAGGAGCGCGATCCGTCGAAGTCAGAACTGTTCATCGTCGAGGGTGACTCGGCCGGCGGCTCCGCCAAGCAGGGCCGCAACCGCGAATTCCAGGCCGTGCTGCCGCTGCGCGGCAAGATCCTCAACGTGGAGCGCGCGCGCTTCGACAAGATGCTGTCGAGCCAGG
The Rhodoplanes sp. Z2-YC6860 genome window above contains:
- the recF gene encoding DNA replication/repair protein RecF (All proteins in this family for which functions are known are DNA-binding proteins that assist the filamentation of RecA onto DNA for the initiation of recombination or recombinational repair.); protein product: MPDAARINRLALTNFRSYRAASVAIERNLVVLTGPNGVGKTNLIEAVSFLVPGRGLRRATLDEIAFAEGDGSWAISAEIEGMLGLATLGTGNEPSTGEDTPRSRLTRIDREPVGSAAAFADHLRVIWLTPVMDQLFMGPASERRRFLDRLVLAVDAEHTSRVSALERSLRSRNRLLEEARPDAHWLDAIEHETAELAVAVAAGRSETVQRLQGALAQRRDEVFPSAEIALSGWMEQGLLGHPAVEIEERYRTILKDNRPRDAAAGRTLDGTHLTDLTVVYAPKDIPAANASTGEQKALLIGLVLAHAGLIAEMTGFAPVLLLDEVVAHLDPGRRAALYDALGRLGAQVFMTGADPAAFADIAGKADVFTVGGGQLRRDR
- the dnaN gene encoding DNA polymerase III subunit beta → MKVTVERAELLKSLGHVHRVVERRNTIPILANVLVRAEKSALSLKATDLDLEVIESIAADVAPAGSTTVPAHMFYDIVRKLPEGSQVVLESSTDRAVLAIRAGRSRFTLQTLPESDFPDLAAGDMTHKFTLPAADLKRLIDKTQFAISTEETRYYLNGIYLHVAGSGKSQTLRAVATDGHRLAQTDLELPAGASGMPGVIVPRKTVTEVQRLIEDNNAEVSIELSSAKIRFSIGNVVLTSKLIDGTFPDYQRVIPSGNDKELVIDKKDFQAAVDRVSTVSSERGRAVKLSLSGGKLILSVTNPDSGSATEEIEAEYDADPLDIGFNSRYLLDIASQLDGEVAVLKLADPGSPTLIQDKDAKGALYVLMPMRV
- the gyrB gene encoding DNA topoisomerase (ATP-hydrolyzing) subunit B — protein: MAEPARNIPTDDYGADSIKVLKGLDAVRKRPGMYIGDTDDGSGLHHMVYEVVDNAIDEALAGHATEVLVQLNPDGSCTVRDNGRGIPTDIHKEEGISAAEVIMTQLHAGGKFDQNSYKVSGGLHGVGVSVVNALSTWLRLTIWRDGKEHSMEFRDGDAVAPLKLIGDAPADKRGTEVSFLPSPQTFTMTEFDFATLEHRLRELAFLNSGVNIVLSDMRHAVEKRDQMRYDGGVEEFVKYLDRNKNALIPAPITLKSERDGVTVECAMTWNDSYHETVLCFTNNIPQRDGGTHLAGFRGALTRQVTSFAENMGGARKEKVDLTGDDCREGLTCVLSVKVADPKFSSQTKDKLVSSEVRPAVEGIVNERLSAWFEQHPAEAKAIIGKVVEAAAAREAARKARELTRRKGALDVNSLPGKLADCQERDPSKSELFIVEGDSAGGSAKQGRNREFQAVLPLRGKILNVERARFDKMLSSQEIGTLITALGTGIGREEFAPDKLRYHKIIIMTDADVDGAHIRTLLLTFFYRQMPELIDRGHLYIAQPPLYKVARGKSEQYLKDERALEDFLIASGLDEAVFKTFSGEERAGHDLHDLVEQGRIVRNVLAGIHSRYNRKVVEQAAIAGVLNTKVIGDPQAASQAASYIAKRLDTLSEETERGWEGKFVEGEGFLFERVVRGVKDVAIIDYALLNSADARRLDEYAAALQAVYVRQGVLRRKDEETPIHGPVSLFEAITSTARKGLTLQRYKGLGEMNPGQLWETTLDSNARSLLQVKVKEIDEASDIFAKLMGDEVEPRRDFIQENALAASVDA
- the dnaA gene encoding chromosomal replication initiator protein DnaA, giving the protein MTTPDQERWQKVKERLRAEVGEDVFQSWFKSMELDGLDGIATRLSVPTRFLKSWIQSHYIDRVLACWQQEMPEIQKVEVTVRSAVIRTVPPKVKAPEVSDTVRDGRMQRLDIGDLRAAYAPVSSGHDALGGSPLDLRLTFESFVVGRSNTLAHAAAKQVAVARRGEPVMFNPLYIHSGVGLGKTHLLQAITWAGNQGAERKVLYLTAEKFMYGFVSALRTQTALAFKEALRGIDVLVIDDLQFLQGKATQGEFCHTLNALIDAGRQVVIAADRAPTDLESLDDRVRSRLAGGLVVEMGGLGEELRLEILKTRVSAARQYHPAFDVPPPVLAYIAKSVTHNGRDLEGAVNRLLAHNKLTGQPVTMEMAEREVRDLIRPQEPKRVKIEDIQRIVARQYNVSRADLLSSRRTANVVRPRQVAMYLAKTLTLRSLPEIGRRFGGRDHTTVLHAVRKIEGLVGNDAMLADEIEVLKRQLQE